The Corylus avellana chromosome ca8, CavTom2PMs-1.0 genome has a segment encoding these proteins:
- the LOC132189389 gene encoding uncharacterized protein LOC132189389, which produces MEDNIMDIVVVGVISWTTAFLLTRKWIFPKRSFGFCSRIVSTIHATLAVILSSLSVQDWSCPACPLASMASPKQMETLAVSLSYMMYDLVCSSFDKEVGLDNSIHHLVSIVGFGAVLAYGRCGSEVVAALWITEISTPFLHLRELLKELGYRDTDLNLAADILFAVIFTLGRMVGGPYLAYVTLSANNPFVIKAMGLSMLLVNVFWFYKILRMVKYKLSKRTS; this is translated from the exons atggaagacAATATTATGGATATAGTTGTGGTTGGAGTGATTTCATGGACGACAGCTTTTCTGTTGACAAGGAAGTGGATCTTCCCAAAGCGGTCGTTTGGATTCTGCAGCCGAATTGTTTCTACGATTCATGCAACTTTAGCTGTAATCTTATCCTCTCTCTCTGTTCAAGATTGGAGCTGCCCTGCTTGTCCTCTGGCTTCAATGGCTTCCCCAaagcag ATGGAAACTCTGGCAGTGAGCCTGTCTTATATGATGTATGATTTAGTATGTAGCTCCTTTGACAAGGAAGTCGGTCTCGACAATTCGATCCACCATCTGGTCAGCATCGTCGGATTTGGAGCAGTCCTGGCCTATGGGAGG TGTGGATCGGAGGTGGTAGCTGCATTATGGATAACAGAAATCTCCACCCCTTTCCTCCACCTGAGGGAGCTCCTGAAAGAGCTTGGATATAGGGACACTGACCTTAATTTGGCAGCCGAT ATTTTGTTTGCAGTGATATTTACATTGGGTAGGATGGTTGGTGGACCTTATCTCGCTTACGTGACTTTGTCTGCTAACAATCCGTTTGTGATAAAG GCAATGGGATTGAGCATGCTTCTGGTTAATGTCTTCTGGTTCTACAAAATCCTTCGGATGGTGAAGTACAAATTGAGCAAGAGGACATCTTAA
- the LOC132189388 gene encoding 26S proteasome regulatory subunit 10B homolog A: MSDAEEAVRRRTAVAEYRKKLLQHKELESRVRSVRENLRASKKEFNKTEDDLKSLQSVGQIIGEVLRPLDNERLIVKASSGPRYVVGCRSKVDKEKLTAGTRVVLDMTTLTIMRALPREVDPVVYNMLHEDPGNISYSAVGGLSDQIRELRESIELPLMNPELFVRVGIKPPKGVLLYGPPGTGKTLLARAIASNIDANFLKVVSSAIIDKYIGESARLIREMFGYARDHQPCIIFMDEIDAIGGRRFSEGTSADREIQRTLMELLNQLDGFDQLGKVKMIMATNRPDVLDPALLRPGRLDRKIEIPLPNEQSRMEILKIHAAGIAKHGEIDYEAVVKLAEGFNGADLRNVCTEAGMSAIRAERDYVIHEDFMKAVRKLNEAKKLESSSHYNTDFGKD; this comes from the exons ATGAGCGACGCAGAAGAGGCTGTGCGACGTCGTACTGCGGTGGCGGAGTACCGCAAGAAACTCCTCCAGCACAAAGAACTCGAATCTCGAGTGCGATCTG TGAGGGAGAATTTGCGGGCTTCGAAGAAAGAGTTCAACAAAACAGAAGATGACTTGAAGTCACTTCAAAGTGTTGGGCAAATCATTGGGGAAGTTCTCAGGCCTCTCGACAATGAACGCT TGATTGTTAAAGCAAGCAGTGGCCCCAGGTATGTGGTTGGCTGCCGGAGTAAAGTGGATAAGGAAAAACTGACCGCAGGAACAAGAGTGGTTCTTGATATGACAACACTCACTATCATGCGGGCTCTTCCACGTGAA GTTGATCCAGTTGTTTATAACATGTTGCATGAAGATCCTGGTAATATTAGCTACTCTGCTGTAGGCGGTTTATCTGATCAGATTAGAGAATTAAGAGAATCTATTGAACTACCTCTCATGAATCCTGAGCTCTTTGTTAGAGTTGGCATCAAACCTCCCAag GGTGTTCTTCTTTATGGGCCTCCTGGTACCGGCAAGACCTTGTTAGCTAGAGCTATTGCAAGTAACATAGACGCAAACTTCTTAAAG GTTGTTTCAAGTGCCATAATTGATAAATACATTGGGGAAAGTGCACGATTGATACGAGAAATGTTTGGGTATGCACGTGATCACCAG CCCTGCATCATTTTCATGGACGAGATTGATGCCATTGGTGGACGCCGTTTCAGTGAGGGAACAAGTGCTGACCGTGAAATTCAAAGAACACTGATGGAGTTGCTTAATCAGCTTGATGGATTTGATCAGCTTGGGAAG GTTAAAATGATAATGGCAACAAACCGTCCTGATGTTCTTGATCCCGCACTTCTTCGCCCAGGACGTCTGGACAGAAAAATAGAGATTCCATTGCCGAATGAGCAATCAAGAATGGAAATTCTTAAGATTCATGCTGCAGGAATTGCCAAACACGGTGAAATTGATTATGAAGCTGTTGTAAAGCTTGCTGAG GGATTTAATGGGGCTGATCTTCGAAATGTTTGCACGGAAGCTGGAATGTCGGCAATCCGTGCAGAACGTGATTATGTCATTCATGAAGATTTCATGAAg GCTGTGCGGAAACTGAACGAAGCAAAGAAACTCGAATCTAGTTCCCACTACAACACTGATTTTGGGAAAGACTAG
- the LOC132190606 gene encoding uncharacterized protein LOC132190606, translating into MGKQSAWAVAIQKKRWLLMILALFSLSSAMVFFMRTAFDSCPTNTSSTSSINKHFGEEKDTNSQIYASNPLDFMKSKLVLMVSHELSLSGGPLLLMELAFLLRGVGSEVVWITNQKPAEPDDVVYSLEHKMLDRGVQVLSAKGQKSIDTALKADLVILNTAVAGKWLDVVLKEKVPHVLPKVLWWIHEMRGHYFKVEYVKHLPFVAGAMIDSHTTAEYWKNRTRERLGIKMPETYVVHLGNSKELMEVAEDSVAKRILREHVRESLGVRNEDLIFAIINSVSRGKGQDLFLRSFYESMQLIKEKKLQVPPIHAVIVGSDMNTQTKYEMELRNFVLENKIQDHVHFVNKTLTVAPYLASIDVLVQNSQARGECFGRITIEAMAFQLPVLGTAAGGTLEIVVNGTTGFLHPVGKEGVTPLANNIVKLATHVERRLTMGKKGYERVKERFLEHHMSQRIALVLKEVLQRAKTHSSS; encoded by the exons ATGGGGAAACAGAGCGCGTGGGCGGTGGCGATTCAGAAGAAGCGGTGGCTGCTGATGATTCTGGCATTGTTCTCGCTCTCCTCTGCAATGGTGTTCTTCATGAGAACGGCATTCGATTCCTGCCCCACCAATACTAGCAGTACTAGTAGTATTAATAAGCATTTTGGAGAGGAAAAAGATACAAACTCTCAGATTTACGCTTCGAATCCTCTCGATTTCATGAAGTCGAAGCTCGTCCTCATGGTTTCCCACGAGCTCTCTCTTTCCG GTGGGCCTTTGTTGTTAATGGAGCTAGCATTTCTATTGAGGGGTGTGGGCTCGGAGGTTGTTTGGATTACGAACCAGAAACCAGCGGAACCAGACGATGTCGTTTACAGTTTGGAGCATAAGATGTTGGACCGAGGGGTGCAG GTGTTATCTGCAAAGGGTCAAAAATCTATAGATACAGCTCTTAAAGCCGATTTGGTCATTTTAAATACTGCTGTTGCTGGGAAATGGCTGGATGTTGTTCTCAAGGAAAAAGTTCCTCATGTTCTTCCAAAGGTTTTGTGGTGGATTCATGAGATGAGAGGGCATTATTTCAAAGTGGAGTATGTTAAGCACCTCCCTTTTGTTGCAGGTGCCATGATTGATTCACATACAACTGCAGAATACTGGAAGAACAGGACTCGAGAGCGTTTAGG GATTAAAATGCCTGAAACCTATGTCGTACACCTTGGGAATAGCAAGGAACTAATGGAGGTTGCTGAAGATAGTGTAGCCAAGAGAATTCTCCGTGAGCATGTCCGAGAGTCTCTTGGAGTGCGGAATGAAGATTTAATTTTTGCCATCATAAACA GTGTTTCACGTGGGAAGGGTCAGGATCTATTTCTTCGTTCCTTTTATGAAAGTATGCAACTTATCAAAGAGAAGAAACTGCAGGTGCCACCAATTCATGCAGTAATAGTGGGAAGTGACATGAATACTCAGACAAAGTATGAGATGGAACTGCGGAACTTTGTACTAGAGAACAAGATTCAGGATCATGTTCACTTTGTCAACAAAACCCTGACAGTAGCTCCTTATCTGGCTTCCATTGATGTTCTTGTTCAGAACTCACAG GCCCGGGGAGAGTGCTTTGGGAGGATAACCATCGAAGCAATGGCCTTTCAGCTGCCTGTATTG GGCACAGCAGCTGGAGGAACCTTGGAAATAGTGGTGAATGGGACAACTGGTTTTTTGCATCCTGTTGGGAAAGAAGGTGTGACACCTCTTGCAAATAACATTGTCAAATTGGCCACACATGTAGAAAGGAGGCTAACAATGGGAAAGAAAGGATATGAGAGAGTGAAGGAGAGGTTTCTGGAGCACCACATGTCACAGAGAATAGCTCTGGTTTTGAAGGAAGTTCTTCAGAGGGCAAAGACCCACTCTAGTTCTTGA
- the LOC132189332 gene encoding peroxidase 9 yields MECFKFTLALTAIAFLSATLSSAHPGFNFGWGGPGGNGGFSFGLYPEFYQFSCPQADEIVISVLERAIANEPRMAASLLRLHFHDCFAQGCDASVLLDDSSTIVSEKKSLPNRNSLRGFQVIDEIKAKLEEACPNTVSCADILALAARGSTVLSGGPNWELPLGRRDSKTASISASNNNIPPPNSTVQNLITFFKRQGLNEVDLVALSGGHTIGVARCTTFKQRLYNQNGNNQPDQTLEKAYYYGLKSVCPRNGGDNNISPLDFASPARFDNTYFKLLLWGKGLLTSDEVLFTGSVGTTMELVKKYAEDEGLFFDQFAKSMVKMGSISPLTGFKGEVRKNCRRLN; encoded by the exons ATGGAGTGCTTCAAATTTACTCTTGCTCTCACAGCAATAGCTTTTCTCTCAGCCACACTCTCCTCAGCTCACCCTGGCTTCAATTTTGGCTGGGGTGGCCCTGGTGGAAATGGTGGATTTTCTTTTGGCCTTTACCCTGAATTCTATCAGTTCTCATGCCCCCAAGCTGATGAGATTGTCATATCAGTGTTGGAGAGGGCCATTGCCAATGAGCCCAGAATGGCTGCCTCTTTGCTTAGGCTTCACTTCCATGATTGCTTTGCCCAG GGCTGTGACGCATCTGTATTGTTGGATGATAGTTCCACAATAGTCAGTGAAAAGAAGTCTTTGCCAAACAGGAATTCTCTCAGAGGCTTTCAAGTGATTGATGAGATCAAGGCCAAGTTAGAAGAAGCATGTCCTAATACTGTCTCTTGTGCAGACATTCTGGCCCTTGCTGCTCGTGGCTCCACTGTATTA AGCGGTGGACCGAACTGGGAGCTCCCATTGGGAAGGAGGGACTCAAAGACAGCAAGCATCAGTGCCTCAAACAACAACATTCCACCACCAAACTCTACTGTCCAAAACCTCataacatttttcaagcgtCAAGGGCTCAACGAAGTTGACCTTGTTGCACTCTCAG GTGGGCATACAATTGGAGTTGCAAGGTGTACGACATTCAAGCAGAGGCTCTACAACCAAAATGGAAACAACCAACCCGACCAGACTCTGGAGAAAGCCTACTACTATGGCTTGAAATCTGTTTGTCCCAGGAACGGTGGAGACAACAACATCTCTCCCTTGGACTTCGCCTCCCCAGCAAGATTTGACAACACCTATTTCAAGCTCCTCCTGTGGGGAAAAGGGCTTCTTACCTCGGATGAAGTGCTTTTTACAGGAAGTGTTGGGACGACCATGGAATTGGTCAAGAAATATGCTGAGGATGAGGGCTTGTTCTTCGACCAGTTTGCTAAGTCGATGGTCAAGATGGGCAGCATCAGCCCTCTCACGGGCTTCAAGGGTGAAGTTAGGAAGAACTGTCGCCGACTTAACTGA
- the LOC132189331 gene encoding uncharacterized protein LOC132189331, translated as MIMSGGFSCCCISRPLPPNHERNLSWTSPPPKPNRPISALTLRNHSNHNDISFRLIARVVSSDDVSLVNPVVSTKEGEGEEEEREEVYGAFNGVADTKPPSPSTKVKKKKEDYEDDDNRFKLRNGREVFEEKAYLVGVERKGDTEDSFGIDESLKELAQLADTAGLLVVGSTYQKLASPNPRTYIGSGKAAEIKTAIHALDVETVIFDDELSAGQLRNLEKAFGGDVRVCDRTALILDIFNQRAATHEAALQVALAQMEYQLPRLTKMWTHLERQAGGQVKGMGEKQIEVDKRILRTQIGVLKKELESVRKHRKQYRNRRTSVPVPVVSLVGYTNAGKSTLLNRLTGANVLAEDRLFATLDPTTRRVQMKNGKEFLLTDTVGFIQKLPTTLVAAFRATLEEISESSLMVHVVDISHPLAEQQIEAVEKVLSELDVSSISKLMVWNKVDKARDPQKIKLEAEKREDVVCISALNGEGLHEFCDAVQEKLKDSMVWVEALIPFEKGELLSTIHQVGMVERAEYTENGTLVKAHVPLRFARLLTPMRQLCIS; from the exons ATGATCATGAGCGGAGGATTTAGCTGTTGCTGCATCTCTCGGCCCTTACCTCCAAACCACGAACGCAATCTTTCATGGACTTCACCACCACCAAAACCTAATCGCCCAATTTCCGCTCTCACTCTCAGAAACCACTCGAACCACAACGATATTTCCTTTAGACTCATCGCCAGAGTCGTTTCCTCTGACGACGTGTCTCTTGTAAACCCAGTGGTTAGTACTaaagagggagagggggaggaggaggaacGAGAAGAGGTCTATGGAGCCTTCAATGGAGTCGCGGACACCAAACCTCCAAGTCCTTCCACTAAagtcaaaaagaagaaagaggacTACGAAGACGACGATAATAGGTTTAAGCTGCGAAACGGCAGGGAG gtatttgaagaaaaagcctACCTTGTTGGTGTTGAGCGTAAAGGTGATACAGAGGATTCTTTTGGTATAGACGAATCACTCAAGGAACTGGCTCAGCTGGCTGACACTGCTGGACTTCTGGTTGTGGGTTCCACATATCAAAA ACTAGCTTCTCCGAACCCAAGGACGTATATTGGTTCTGGCAAAGCTGCAGAGATTAAGACTGCAATTCATGCACTTGATGTTGAGACTGTAATATTTGATGATGAGCTTTCAGCTGG GCAATTGCGCAATTTGGAAAAGGCTTTTGGAGGAGATGTTAGAGTTTGTGACCGCACTGCCCTCATCCTCGATATCTTTAACCAGAGGGCAGCAACACATGAAGCAGCTTTACAG GTTGCATTAGCACAAATGGAGTATCAGTTACCTCGACTAACAAAAATGTGGACTCACCTTGAGCGTCAAGCAGGAGGCCAGGTGAAGGGGATGGGTGAGAAACAAATTGAAGTGGATAAGCGTATCTTACGTACTCAA ATTGGTGTTCTTAAAAAGGAGCTTGAATCAGTTAGAAAACATCGAAAGCAGTATCGGAACAGGCGTACGTCTGTACCAGTACCAGTAGTATCTTTG GTTGGGTATACAAATGCTGGAAAGAGTACACTTTTAAATCGATTGACTGGAGCTAATGTTCTTGCCGAGGATCGGTTATTTGCAACCCTTGATCCAACTACAAGAAGGGTGCAG ATGAAGAATGGTAAGGAGTTTCTTCTCACAGACACGGTTGGTTTCATCCAAAAGTTACCAACTACACTG GTTGCTGCCTTCAGAGCTACATTGGAGGAGATATCAGAGTCATCGCTTATGGTGCATGTGGTGGACATCAG CCATCCTCTAGCAGAGCAACAGATAGAAGCTGTGGAGAAGGTTCTGTCAGAACTAGATGTGTCATCAATTTCAAAGTTGATGGTATGGAACAAG GTTGATAAGGCTAGGGATCCTCAAAAAATCAAGTTGGAAGCggagaagagagaagatgtTGTATGCATATCTGCTTTGAATGGTGAAGGCTTACACGAATTTTGCGATGCGGTTcaagaaaaattgaag GATTCTATGGTTTGGGTGGAAGCTTTAATCCCGTTTGAAAAAGGAGAGCTCCTGAGTACCATACATCAGGTTGGAATGGTTGAGAGAGCT GAGTATACAGAAAATGGGACGTTGGTCAAGGCGCATGTTCCCCTCCGCTTTGCAAGGCTGCTCACACCAATGAGGCAACTGTGTATATCATAG
- the LOC132189379 gene encoding BEL1-like homeodomain protein 11 isoform X1 — protein sequence MRTTSLRLFTSLYLLLSEPLMWNYSSANPASSSIHPFTISNSIHDQNHFQNQHFDAYGSALRGSDTLPQSLGVFPSVQSLGERMSRSIDLVRASAVAEEPEISHTRHFMDLLGAANENNHHAQRLSLSLGSHMLVPSVQYRQRSLNSDLISPSYLISGEEAREACNPGVEHVSNDYSFTGNAFAAASSSLNRSCPVSYGTESFAAVIANSVYLKPAQSLLKETVNVSGDAVEISNEKYIEKLSRGGRNLGLSSELKAELYSNGLLSAEKHELQVKISKLISLLDEVDARYEEYYHQMEEVVSSFEMIAGVGAAKSYTALALQAMSRHFCSLRDAIISQINVTKRKFIQALPRISTGLSQLNLFDTENRRNRMSLQQLRMIQSQRQAWRPIRGLPETSVAILRSWLFEHFLHPYPNDSEKLMLASQTGLTKNQVSNWFINARVRLWKPMIEEMYKEEFGDSSEDSNPLASNSGTREDVTDHAED from the exons ATGAGGACCACAAGTTTAAGATTGTTTACATCGCTCTATTTATTGCTTTCAGAGCCATTAATGTGGAATT ACTCGTCTGCAAATCCAGCTTCAAGTAGCATACACCCATTCACCATCTCAAACTCCATTCATGATCAAAACCATTTTCAAAACCAACATTTTGATGCTTATGGGTCTGCATTAAGAGGCAGTGACACACTCCCTCAGTCTCTTGGTGTGTTTCCCAGCGTTCAATCTCTTGGGGAAAGAATGTCTAGATCGATAGACCTTGTTCGAGCTTCGGCGGTGGCGGAGGAACCCGAGATCAGCCACACTAGACATTTCATGGATCTGCTTGGAGCAGCAAACGAGAACAATCACCATGCCCAGAGGCTGTCACTCTCTCTGGGGTCTCACATGCTTGTTCCTTCTGTGCAATACAGGCAGAGGTCTTTGAATTCGGATCTTATAAGCCCCAGTTACTTGATTTCTGGAGAAGAAGCACGAGAAGCCTGTAATCCAGGAGTGGAACATGTAAGCAACGACTACTCTTTCACAGGCAATGCATTTGCTGCTGCTTCAAGCTCACTAAATCGCTCTTGTCCAGTTTCATATGGAACAGAATCTTTTGCTGCCGTTATTGCAAATTCAGTATATTTAAAACCAGCTCAGTCCCTTCTGAAAGAAACTGTTAATGTCAGTGGAGATGCAGTTGAAATAagcaatgaaaaatatattgaaaagtTATCTCGTGGAGGTAGAAATCTGGGACTTTCCTCTGAACTAAAAGCAGAATTGTACAGTAATGGACTCTTATCAGCAGAGAAACATGAGCTTCAAGTTAAAATTTCAAAGCTTATTTCCTTGTTGGATGAG GTTGATGCAAGATACGAGGAATACTATCATCAAATGGAAGAAGTGGTCTCATCATTTGAGATGATAGCAGGTGTGGGAGCTGCCAAGTCTTACACTGCACTAGCACTCCAGGCCATGTCTAGGCATTTCTGCAGCTTAAGAGATGCAATAATTTCTCAAATAAACGTCACAAAGAGAAAATTCATACAGGCTTTACCCAGAATCAGCACCGGATTATCGCAGCTTAACTTGTTCGATACCGAGAATCGACGAAATCGAATGTCCCTTCAACAGCTTCGGATGATCCAAAGCCAACGGCAAGCGTGGAGACCGATCCGAGGCCTGCCGGAGACTTCTGTGGCAATCCTGCGCTCTTGGCTTTTTGAACACTTCCTCCACCC ATATCCAAATGATTCTGAAAAGCTAATGCTGGCATCACAGACAGGCCTGACCAAGAACCAA GTTTCAAATTGGTTCATAAATGCTCGGGTTCGGCTGTGGAAACCTATGATTGAAGAAATGTACAAAGAAGAGTTTGGGGACTCTTCAGAAGACTCCAACCCATTAGCTAGCAATTCAGGGACAAGGGAAGATGTCACAGATCATGCAGAGGATTGA
- the LOC132189379 gene encoding BEL1-like homeodomain protein 11 isoform X2 produces the protein MVSQDSSANPASSSIHPFTISNSIHDQNHFQNQHFDAYGSALRGSDTLPQSLGVFPSVQSLGERMSRSIDLVRASAVAEEPEISHTRHFMDLLGAANENNHHAQRLSLSLGSHMLVPSVQYRQRSLNSDLISPSYLISGEEAREACNPGVEHVSNDYSFTGNAFAAASSSLNRSCPVSYGTESFAAVIANSVYLKPAQSLLKETVNVSGDAVEISNEKYIEKLSRGGRNLGLSSELKAELYSNGLLSAEKHELQVKISKLISLLDEVDARYEEYYHQMEEVVSSFEMIAGVGAAKSYTALALQAMSRHFCSLRDAIISQINVTKRKFIQALPRISTGLSQLNLFDTENRRNRMSLQQLRMIQSQRQAWRPIRGLPETSVAILRSWLFEHFLHPYPNDSEKLMLASQTGLTKNQVSNWFINARVRLWKPMIEEMYKEEFGDSSEDSNPLASNSGTREDVTDHAED, from the exons ATGGTTTCACAAGACTCGTCTGCAAATCCAGCTTCAAGTAGCATACACCCATTCACCATCTCAAACTCCATTCATGATCAAAACCATTTTCAAAACCAACATTTTGATGCTTATGGGTCTGCATTAAGAGGCAGTGACACACTCCCTCAGTCTCTTGGTGTGTTTCCCAGCGTTCAATCTCTTGGGGAAAGAATGTCTAGATCGATAGACCTTGTTCGAGCTTCGGCGGTGGCGGAGGAACCCGAGATCAGCCACACTAGACATTTCATGGATCTGCTTGGAGCAGCAAACGAGAACAATCACCATGCCCAGAGGCTGTCACTCTCTCTGGGGTCTCACATGCTTGTTCCTTCTGTGCAATACAGGCAGAGGTCTTTGAATTCGGATCTTATAAGCCCCAGTTACTTGATTTCTGGAGAAGAAGCACGAGAAGCCTGTAATCCAGGAGTGGAACATGTAAGCAACGACTACTCTTTCACAGGCAATGCATTTGCTGCTGCTTCAAGCTCACTAAATCGCTCTTGTCCAGTTTCATATGGAACAGAATCTTTTGCTGCCGTTATTGCAAATTCAGTATATTTAAAACCAGCTCAGTCCCTTCTGAAAGAAACTGTTAATGTCAGTGGAGATGCAGTTGAAATAagcaatgaaaaatatattgaaaagtTATCTCGTGGAGGTAGAAATCTGGGACTTTCCTCTGAACTAAAAGCAGAATTGTACAGTAATGGACTCTTATCAGCAGAGAAACATGAGCTTCAAGTTAAAATTTCAAAGCTTATTTCCTTGTTGGATGAG GTTGATGCAAGATACGAGGAATACTATCATCAAATGGAAGAAGTGGTCTCATCATTTGAGATGATAGCAGGTGTGGGAGCTGCCAAGTCTTACACTGCACTAGCACTCCAGGCCATGTCTAGGCATTTCTGCAGCTTAAGAGATGCAATAATTTCTCAAATAAACGTCACAAAGAGAAAATTCATACAGGCTTTACCCAGAATCAGCACCGGATTATCGCAGCTTAACTTGTTCGATACCGAGAATCGACGAAATCGAATGTCCCTTCAACAGCTTCGGATGATCCAAAGCCAACGGCAAGCGTGGAGACCGATCCGAGGCCTGCCGGAGACTTCTGTGGCAATCCTGCGCTCTTGGCTTTTTGAACACTTCCTCCACCC ATATCCAAATGATTCTGAAAAGCTAATGCTGGCATCACAGACAGGCCTGACCAAGAACCAA GTTTCAAATTGGTTCATAAATGCTCGGGTTCGGCTGTGGAAACCTATGATTGAAGAAATGTACAAAGAAGAGTTTGGGGACTCTTCAGAAGACTCCAACCCATTAGCTAGCAATTCAGGGACAAGGGAAGATGTCACAGATCATGCAGAGGATTGA
- the LOC132189379 gene encoding BEL1-like homeodomain protein 11 isoform X3, producing MSRSIDLVRASAVAEEPEISHTRHFMDLLGAANENNHHAQRLSLSLGSHMLVPSVQYRQRSLNSDLISPSYLISGEEAREACNPGVEHVSNDYSFTGNAFAAASSSLNRSCPVSYGTESFAAVIANSVYLKPAQSLLKETVNVSGDAVEISNEKYIEKLSRGGRNLGLSSELKAELYSNGLLSAEKHELQVKISKLISLLDEVDARYEEYYHQMEEVVSSFEMIAGVGAAKSYTALALQAMSRHFCSLRDAIISQINVTKRKFIQALPRISTGLSQLNLFDTENRRNRMSLQQLRMIQSQRQAWRPIRGLPETSVAILRSWLFEHFLHPYPNDSEKLMLASQTGLTKNQVSNWFINARVRLWKPMIEEMYKEEFGDSSEDSNPLASNSGTREDVTDHAED from the exons ATGTCTAGATCGATAGACCTTGTTCGAGCTTCGGCGGTGGCGGAGGAACCCGAGATCAGCCACACTAGACATTTCATGGATCTGCTTGGAGCAGCAAACGAGAACAATCACCATGCCCAGAGGCTGTCACTCTCTCTGGGGTCTCACATGCTTGTTCCTTCTGTGCAATACAGGCAGAGGTCTTTGAATTCGGATCTTATAAGCCCCAGTTACTTGATTTCTGGAGAAGAAGCACGAGAAGCCTGTAATCCAGGAGTGGAACATGTAAGCAACGACTACTCTTTCACAGGCAATGCATTTGCTGCTGCTTCAAGCTCACTAAATCGCTCTTGTCCAGTTTCATATGGAACAGAATCTTTTGCTGCCGTTATTGCAAATTCAGTATATTTAAAACCAGCTCAGTCCCTTCTGAAAGAAACTGTTAATGTCAGTGGAGATGCAGTTGAAATAagcaatgaaaaatatattgaaaagtTATCTCGTGGAGGTAGAAATCTGGGACTTTCCTCTGAACTAAAAGCAGAATTGTACAGTAATGGACTCTTATCAGCAGAGAAACATGAGCTTCAAGTTAAAATTTCAAAGCTTATTTCCTTGTTGGATGAG GTTGATGCAAGATACGAGGAATACTATCATCAAATGGAAGAAGTGGTCTCATCATTTGAGATGATAGCAGGTGTGGGAGCTGCCAAGTCTTACACTGCACTAGCACTCCAGGCCATGTCTAGGCATTTCTGCAGCTTAAGAGATGCAATAATTTCTCAAATAAACGTCACAAAGAGAAAATTCATACAGGCTTTACCCAGAATCAGCACCGGATTATCGCAGCTTAACTTGTTCGATACCGAGAATCGACGAAATCGAATGTCCCTTCAACAGCTTCGGATGATCCAAAGCCAACGGCAAGCGTGGAGACCGATCCGAGGCCTGCCGGAGACTTCTGTGGCAATCCTGCGCTCTTGGCTTTTTGAACACTTCCTCCACCC ATATCCAAATGATTCTGAAAAGCTAATGCTGGCATCACAGACAGGCCTGACCAAGAACCAA GTTTCAAATTGGTTCATAAATGCTCGGGTTCGGCTGTGGAAACCTATGATTGAAGAAATGTACAAAGAAGAGTTTGGGGACTCTTCAGAAGACTCCAACCCATTAGCTAGCAATTCAGGGACAAGGGAAGATGTCACAGATCATGCAGAGGATTGA